Proteins found in one Streptomyces sp. NBC_00461 genomic segment:
- a CDS encoding SigE family RNA polymerase sigma factor has translation MYLGRNGDDDTEFVQFATTRWSQLVRTAYMLTGDFHEAEDLVQTTLIKVYTQWRRLRRDETDAYVRRALINNNRSRHRKHRVVHLLMPFLPDATEPDEAAGSEKRDVLLKALSELPPRQRTVVVLRYWEDLSIEEVAHALGCSEGTVKSQASRALAKLRTHPALAIQSLTSLGDAP, from the coding sequence GTGTACCTCGGCAGGAACGGCGACGACGACACCGAATTCGTCCAGTTCGCCACCACGCGCTGGTCGCAACTGGTGCGCACCGCCTACATGCTCACCGGCGACTTCCACGAAGCCGAGGACCTTGTGCAGACGACGCTGATCAAGGTGTACACGCAGTGGCGGCGGCTGCGCAGGGACGAGACTGACGCGTACGTGCGACGCGCCCTGATCAACAACAATCGCAGCCGCCATCGCAAGCACCGCGTCGTTCACCTGCTCATGCCCTTCCTCCCGGACGCCACGGAACCCGATGAGGCCGCGGGCAGCGAAAAGCGGGATGTGCTGCTCAAGGCTCTGTCCGAGTTGCCCCCGCGGCAGCGCACCGTCGTCGTGCTGCGCTACTGGGAGGATCTGAGCATCGAAGAAGTCGCTCATGCACTGGGCTGCTCCGAGGGGACAGTCAAGAGCCAGGCCTCGCGTGCACTGGCCAAGCTCAGAACGCACCCGGCACTGGCCATCCAGTCCCTCACCAGCCTCGGAGATGCCCCGTGA
- a CDS encoding SDR family oxidoreductase, giving the protein MTARSTSRAASPEAGTVEATAGEVQAAGGQGIPVVCDHGDDAAVAAVAERITAEQGRLDLLINNVWAGYERLNAGAWEEWNAPLWQQPLELFDAMFTHGVRAHYVATSLCAPLLMKTPGSLVVTVSFAVPEGEQHAYGMAKAADDRLAGCGRRRAAAPARRHLGGPAPRAGAHRGVMRFAEHLDLSASQSPEGVGRAVVALTADNERQALTGQALGVAALADRYRIDVHS; this is encoded by the coding sequence GTGACGGCCCGTTCGACCAGCCGGGCGGCGTCACCTGAGGCCGGTACGGTGGAGGCGACGGCCGGGGAGGTGCAGGCGGCGGGCGGTCAGGGGATCCCCGTGGTCTGCGACCACGGGGACGACGCCGCGGTGGCGGCGGTCGCCGAGCGCATCACGGCCGAGCAGGGACGCTTGGACCTGCTGATCAACAACGTCTGGGCCGGGTACGAGCGGCTTAACGCGGGGGCCTGGGAGGAGTGGAACGCCCCGCTGTGGCAGCAGCCGCTGGAGCTGTTCGACGCCATGTTCACGCACGGGGTACGCGCCCACTACGTGGCGACCTCGCTGTGCGCGCCCCTGCTGATGAAGACGCCGGGCAGTCTGGTGGTGACGGTCTCGTTCGCCGTGCCCGAGGGCGAGCAGCACGCCTACGGCATGGCCAAGGCCGCCGACGACCGGCTGGCTGGCTGTGGCCGCCGCCGCGCAGCTGCGCCCGCACGGCGTCACCTCGGTGGCCCTGCACCCCGGGCTGGGGCGCACCGCGGCGTGATGCGGTTTGCGGAGCACCTGGATCTCAGTGCGTCCCAGTCACCTGAGGGCGTGGGTCGCGCCGTCGTTGCCCTGACCGCGGACAACGAGCGCCAGGCGCTGACCGGCCAAGCTCTGGGTGTGGCCGCGCTGGCCGACCGCTACCGGATCGACGTGCACAGCTGA
- a CDS encoding transcriptional regulator codes for MNDGHTEQPHPSVGLNDVVHHRARLGILTVLGQVRKATFPYLKSQLRLTDGNLGRHLEVLAAEGLATLIKGYEGRRPRTWAEITDAGDAALAAEIATLKQLVSQFEEHGSSPR; via the coding sequence ATGAATGACGGGCATACAGAGCAGCCGCATCCTTCCGTCGGTCTCAACGACGTGGTGCACCACCGTGCCCGGCTCGGGATCCTGACCGTGCTCGGCCAGGTACGGAAGGCAACATTTCCCTATCTCAAGTCGCAGCTCCGGCTTACCGACGGCAACCTCGGCCGGCACCTGGAAGTGCTGGCCGCCGAGGGGCTCGCCACTCTCATCAAGGGGTACGAGGGCCGGCGGCCCCGGACCTGGGCCGAGATCACCGATGCTGGCGATGCGGCGCTGGCCGCCGAGATCGCCACCCTCAAGCAGCTCGTGAGCCAGTTCGAGGAGCACGGGTCCTCACCGCGGTGA
- a CDS encoding GH1 family beta-glucosidase — protein MTTTAPHLVTASPLTFPPTFRWGAATAAYQIEGAANEGGRTASIWDTFSRTPGKVRNGDTGDIAADHYHRMREDVALMAELGLTDYRFSVSWPRVQPTGRGPAAQKGLDFYRALVDELHAHHIRPVLTLYHWDLPQELEDAGGWPERDTAQRFADYTALVAGALGDRVRTWTTLNEPWCAAFLGYSEGVHAPGRTEPEAALRAAHHLNLAHGLAVGVLRDLVHPSSEVSLTLNLAAVRPLSDSPADQDAARRIDALANRIFLDPVFRGHYARDLRADTGLLTDWSFVRDGDLEITSRPIDALGINYYTPTVVAAGSHPAPSPWPAAPAHARFLQAPGPRTAMDWPVDAGGLYELLTRLRDELPDTPLIVTENGAAYDDYTDPEGEVHDPERIAYLRSHLEAVHRAMAAGADVRGYFLWSLLDNFEWAYGYSKRFGMVHVDFATQRRTLKDSARWYADVVAHGSLPLR, from the coding sequence ATGACCACGACTGCCCCTCACCTGGTTACCGCCTCCCCGTTGACGTTCCCGCCGACGTTCCGCTGGGGCGCCGCCACCGCCGCCTACCAGATCGAAGGGGCCGCGAACGAGGGCGGCCGGACGGCGTCGATCTGGGACACCTTCAGCAGAACACCGGGGAAGGTCCGCAACGGCGACACCGGAGACATCGCCGCCGACCACTACCACCGCATGCGTGAAGACGTCGCGCTCATGGCCGAGCTGGGCCTGACCGACTACCGCTTCTCCGTGTCCTGGCCCCGTGTCCAGCCGACGGGGCGCGGCCCCGCCGCCCAGAAGGGCCTGGACTTCTACCGCGCCCTGGTCGACGAGCTCCACGCCCACCACATCCGCCCCGTACTGACCCTTTACCACTGGGACCTCCCGCAGGAACTCGAGGACGCCGGCGGCTGGCCCGAGCGCGACACGGCCCAGCGGTTCGCGGACTACACCGCGCTCGTGGCGGGCGCGCTCGGCGACCGCGTACGGACCTGGACGACGCTCAACGAACCGTGGTGCGCGGCGTTCCTCGGCTACTCAGAGGGCGTCCACGCACCCGGCCGGACCGAGCCGGAAGCCGCACTGCGGGCCGCGCACCACCTGAATCTCGCCCACGGCCTGGCCGTCGGCGTACTGCGCGACCTGGTGCACCCGTCGTCCGAGGTGTCGCTGACCCTGAACCTCGCCGCGGTGCGCCCGCTCAGCGACAGCCCCGCCGACCAGGACGCGGCCCGCCGGATCGACGCGCTGGCCAACCGGATCTTCCTGGACCCGGTGTTCCGCGGGCACTATGCACGGGACCTGCGGGCCGACACTGGGCTACTCACCGACTGGTCCTTCGTCCGGGACGGAGATCTGGAGATCACCTCCCGGCCCATCGACGCCCTCGGCATTAACTACTACACGCCCACGGTGGTCGCCGCCGGCTCCCACCCCGCGCCCTCGCCCTGGCCCGCCGCACCGGCACACGCACGCTTCCTGCAGGCACCGGGCCCGCGCACCGCCATGGACTGGCCGGTGGACGCCGGCGGCCTGTACGAACTGCTGACCCGGCTGCGCGACGAGCTGCCGGACACGCCGCTGATCGTCACGGAGAACGGCGCCGCCTACGACGACTACACCGACCCGGAGGGCGAGGTCCACGACCCGGAACGGATCGCGTACCTGCGCTCGCATCTCGAGGCGGTGCACCGGGCCATGGCGGCCGGCGCGGACGTCCGCGGCTACTTCCTGTGGTCCCTGCTGGACAACTTCGAATGGGCCTACGGCTACAGCAAGCGTTTCGGCATGGTGCACGTCGACTTCGCCACCCAGCGCCGCACCCTCAAGGACAGCGCCCGCTGGTACGCGGACGTCGTGGCGCACGGCAGCCTGCCGCTCAGGTGA
- a CDS encoding RDD family protein, producing the protein MEPEAGLTRGADRLEAAGFGARSGAAILDAVVAYAILLVCGWTWMFVSNTPVTSYDQAVPGYVSATVMIAVWLYLTGTVAGGGTLGMRATGLRVCRTDSACPPGPARAVVRSLVLVAAVWLLSEVHPAIVVAYFLLMLVIPGHRLPHDLAAATKVVRVATSAAPAVTPLPVPVRPNIDPAEARSVLADLEHLRRRSAGDLHRASVPMIVLGLIELVGAGADLQQFGDLFVLPWLYWVVAGPIGIAVTAWWYRRFRLSDGAGPGERDIVVIAVMAGCAAVLGAFLSLGGAITAAGFLAVGLVRHSRVLTTAAAASCLVIGLEQPLHALSTGLTNTYPKMPAAHLLDQHGTTVILALLGMSLFVAGSLTLRQEQSR; encoded by the coding sequence ATGGAGCCAGAGGCAGGATTGACACGGGGCGCGGACCGCCTGGAGGCAGCCGGATTCGGTGCCCGAAGCGGCGCGGCCATACTGGATGCGGTGGTCGCCTACGCGATCCTGCTGGTCTGCGGATGGACCTGGATGTTCGTTTCGAATACCCCGGTCACCTCGTACGACCAGGCCGTTCCGGGCTATGTCAGCGCGACGGTCATGATTGCGGTGTGGCTCTATCTCACCGGCACGGTGGCCGGCGGTGGGACGCTGGGCATGCGGGCGACCGGACTCCGAGTTTGCCGCACTGACAGCGCCTGCCCGCCGGGCCCGGCCAGAGCCGTGGTCCGCTCCCTCGTCCTGGTCGCCGCCGTCTGGCTGCTGTCGGAGGTCCACCCGGCGATTGTTGTGGCGTACTTCCTGCTGATGCTGGTCATCCCCGGCCACCGCCTGCCACATGACCTGGCCGCGGCCACCAAGGTGGTGCGCGTGGCAACCAGCGCCGCACCTGCGGTGACACCCCTGCCCGTGCCGGTCCGGCCGAACATTGACCCCGCCGAGGCGCGGTCTGTCCTGGCAGACCTTGAGCATCTGCGGCGACGTTCCGCAGGGGATCTACACCGGGCATCAGTACCGATGATCGTCCTCGGCCTGATCGAACTGGTCGGAGCGGGAGCCGACCTGCAGCAATTCGGCGACCTGTTCGTTCTTCCCTGGCTGTACTGGGTAGTCGCCGGGCCGATCGGCATCGCAGTCACAGCGTGGTGGTATCGCCGGTTCCGGCTGAGTGACGGTGCCGGGCCTGGGGAACGCGACATCGTCGTCATCGCTGTCATGGCCGGCTGCGCGGCGGTCCTCGGCGCGTTCCTCTCGCTCGGCGGGGCGATCACCGCAGCGGGTTTCCTCGCCGTGGGACTCGTCCGGCACAGCCGGGTCCTGACCACTGCCGCAGCCGCATCGTGCCTCGTCATCGGGCTGGAACAGCCCCTCCATGCGCTGTCGACCGGTCTGACCAACACGTATCCGAAAATGCCGGCGGCCCACCTGCTCGATCAGCACGGGACGACCGTCATCCTCGCACTGCTGGGTATGAGCCTGTTCGTCGCCGGCAGTCTCACGTTGCGCCAGGAGCAGAGTCGATGA
- a CDS encoding ATP-binding protein — protein MSYKVAANPADSSDPPGPGAGIPGPPVGVPAPRDGRSLALSLALPWTSTAAGKARTLIRVSLLHTGVPDFLTQTVELLVTELVTNALRHAAPPLNLSAIYRQAATPVLSCAVSDGSSELPALCHPSMTCESGRGLVLVDSLSDRWGSHRTPGGKIVWCELNLSLHPRAFMV, from the coding sequence ATGAGCTACAAGGTCGCCGCGAACCCCGCGGACAGTTCTGACCCTCCAGGACCCGGAGCCGGCATCCCCGGCCCGCCCGTTGGCGTCCCCGCCCCGCGTGACGGACGTTCGCTGGCCCTGTCCCTGGCTCTGCCATGGACATCAACTGCGGCCGGCAAAGCCCGGACCCTGATACGTGTCAGTCTCCTCCACACAGGCGTCCCCGACTTCCTGACCCAAACAGTGGAGTTGCTCGTCACAGAACTGGTAACCAACGCCTTGCGCCACGCCGCCCCTCCCCTGAACCTGAGCGCCATCTACCGGCAGGCCGCAACCCCCGTCCTCAGCTGCGCGGTCAGCGACGGCAGCAGCGAACTGCCGGCGCTCTGCCACCCCTCGATGACCTGCGAAAGCGGACGCGGGCTGGTCCTGGTCGACAGCCTCTCCGACCGATGGGGCAGCCACCGGACCCCGGGCGGGAAGATCGTCTGGTGTGAACTGAACCTCTCGCTGCACCCCCGAGCTTTCATGGTCTGA
- a CDS encoding ABC transporter substrate-binding protein codes for MLISRAARRTTLRLGAVALAGVLLAACGSGSSGSSADNNGKVTLTIDLFGTFGFKEAGLYKEYEKLHPNVTIKETSTEQENDYWQALNTHLAGGGGLADIQGIEVGRTASVTQQMSDKFVDLNSLGAKDLKGDYSKAKWAAATTADGRTLGLGTDVGPEAICYRSDLFKKAGLPTGRTELAKMWASWDGYLKLGEQYKAKAGAKSHWIDSIGSLYSLMIGQQKERYYDASGKLVYDKNAAVKSAWDTSVKAAKDGLSAKLTQWSPSWNQAFSSGSFATIGCPAWMLGYIKGQAGTAGKGTWDVAPLPGGVSGNWGGSYLSIPKTSPHAKEAYAFIKWLTAAPQQEKLFKKQGSFPSNLGAIAGVQGVKDPYFSNAPIGELFGTAAQTSPVQVLGVHDRDVDQQITNALGEVEQKGTSSATAWSHAQKGIDNAVG; via the coding sequence ATGCTCATCTCCCGAGCCGCCAGACGTACCACCCTCAGACTCGGGGCGGTCGCACTTGCCGGTGTGCTCCTTGCTGCCTGTGGATCCGGGTCGTCCGGGTCGTCCGCGGACAACAACGGCAAGGTCACGCTCACCATCGACCTGTTCGGCACCTTCGGCTTCAAGGAAGCCGGCCTGTACAAGGAGTACGAGAAGCTCCACCCGAATGTCACGATCAAGGAGACCAGCACCGAGCAGGAGAACGACTACTGGCAGGCCCTGAACACTCACCTCGCCGGCGGTGGGGGTCTGGCTGACATCCAGGGCATCGAGGTGGGCCGCACCGCCTCGGTCACCCAGCAGATGTCCGACAAGTTCGTGGACCTGAACTCGCTGGGCGCCAAGGACCTCAAGGGTGACTACTCCAAGGCCAAGTGGGCGGCCGCCACCACGGCCGACGGCCGGACGCTGGGCCTGGGCACCGATGTCGGCCCGGAGGCGATCTGCTACCGCAGCGACCTGTTCAAGAAGGCGGGACTGCCCACCGGCCGCACCGAGCTGGCCAAGATGTGGGCCAGCTGGGACGGCTACCTGAAGTTGGGCGAGCAGTACAAGGCCAAGGCCGGCGCCAAGAGCCACTGGATCGACAGCATCGGCAGTCTCTACTCGCTGATGATCGGCCAGCAGAAGGAGCGCTACTACGACGCCTCCGGCAAGCTCGTCTACGACAAGAACGCGGCCGTGAAGAGCGCCTGGGACACCTCGGTCAAGGCCGCCAAGGACGGGCTGAGCGCCAAGCTCACCCAGTGGTCCCCGTCCTGGAACCAGGCCTTCAGCAGCGGTTCCTTCGCCACTATCGGCTGCCCCGCCTGGATGCTGGGCTACATCAAGGGCCAGGCCGGCACCGCCGGCAAGGGCACGTGGGACGTCGCCCCGCTGCCGGGCGGAGTCTCCGGCAACTGGGGCGGCTCCTACCTGTCCATCCCCAAGACCTCGCCGCACGCGAAGGAGGCGTACGCCTTCATCAAGTGGCTGACGGCGGCACCGCAGCAGGAGAAGCTCTTCAAGAAACAGGGCAGCTTCCCCTCCAACCTCGGGGCCATCGCCGGAGTCCAGGGCGTCAAGGACCCCTACTTCAGCAACGCGCCGATCGGTGAGCTGTTCGGCACGGCGGCGCAGACCTCTCCCGTGCAGGTGCTCGGCGTGCACGACAGGGACGTGGACCAGCAGATCACCAATGCCCTCGGTGAGGTCGAGCAGAAGGGCACCAGTTCCGCCACCGCCTGGAGCCACGCGCAGAAGGGCATCGACAACGCGGTCGGCTGA
- a CDS encoding EthD family reductase has translation MTEQGKPTKISFVYSNPTDPDTFEAAYPDQLALARKLPGLTRLQTSKVWPKEDGSPTPAYRLLDLYFADYAAASAAAAEAGPLVAATKAHATGGVVIAFAEVLEDA, from the coding sequence ATGACGGAGCAAGGCAAGCCGACCAAGATCAGCTTTGTCTATTCCAACCCCACCGACCCGGACACCTTCGAGGCGGCTTACCCCGACCAGCTCGCGCTCGCGCGCAAGCTCCCCGGACTGACTCGGCTGCAGACGTCGAAGGTGTGGCCCAAGGAAGACGGCAGCCCGACCCCGGCGTACCGACTGTTGGACCTGTACTTCGCCGACTACGCGGCGGCCAGCGCCGCCGCCGCAGAGGCGGGTCCCCTTGTCGCCGCTACCAAAGCGCACGCCACCGGAGGAGTAGTGATCGCATTCGCGGAAGTCCTCGAGGACGCTTAG
- a CDS encoding carbohydrate ABC transporter permease produces the protein MTLTAAAPPRTARPPATLRRRLAKLSPYTYIAPFFALFAAFGLFPLLYTAYVSLYRVELQTPGQLEWRGLGNYTALFGDDYFWTALRNTFTIGVISTVPQLMMALGLAHLLNYKLRGRTVFRVTMLLPYATSVAAATLVFAQLFGRDFGLINYLLGLVGVHPVDWQSGTLASQIAVSTIVVWRWTGYNALIYLAGMQSIPADLYEAAELDGASRWRQFLHVTLPGLRPTILFTVVVSTIGATQLFGEPLLFEGSMSGGISHQYQTLGLYMYQEGWGFFHLGRAAATAWVMFVLILLLVLINTVIARRRTRKEAQR, from the coding sequence ATGACCCTGACCGCCGCCGCCCCGCCGCGGACCGCGCGGCCGCCGGCCACCCTGAGGCGGCGCCTGGCCAAGCTGTCGCCGTACACCTACATCGCCCCGTTCTTCGCGCTGTTCGCCGCCTTCGGGCTGTTCCCGCTGCTCTACACCGCCTACGTCTCGCTCTACCGGGTCGAACTCCAAACGCCGGGGCAGCTGGAGTGGCGCGGCCTGGGCAACTACACCGCGCTCTTCGGCGACGACTACTTCTGGACCGCGCTGCGCAACACCTTCACCATCGGAGTCATCTCCACCGTCCCGCAGCTGATGATGGCGCTGGGACTGGCCCACCTGCTCAACTACAAGCTGCGCGGCCGCACCGTCTTCCGCGTCACCATGCTGCTGCCGTATGCCACGTCGGTGGCCGCCGCCACCCTGGTCTTCGCCCAGCTCTTCGGCCGTGACTTCGGCCTGATCAATTATCTGCTCGGCCTGGTCGGCGTCCACCCGGTGGACTGGCAGTCCGGCACCCTCGCCTCGCAGATCGCCGTCTCCACGATCGTCGTCTGGCGCTGGACCGGCTACAACGCGCTGATCTACCTGGCCGGCATGCAGTCCATCCCCGCCGACCTGTACGAGGCCGCCGAGCTGGACGGCGCGTCCCGCTGGCGGCAGTTCCTGCACGTCACCCTGCCCGGGCTGCGGCCCACCATCCTGTTCACCGTCGTGGTGTCCACCATCGGCGCCACCCAACTGTTCGGTGAGCCCCTGCTGTTCGAGGGCAGCATGTCCGGCGGCATCTCGCACCAGTACCAGACCCTCGGCCTGTACATGTACCAGGAGGGCTGGGGCTTCTTCCACCTCGGCCGGGCCGCCGCCACCGCGTGGGTGATGTTCGTCCTCATCCTGCTGCTGGTGCTCATCAACACCGTGATCGCGCGCCGCCGCACCCGCAAGGAGGCCCAGCGATGA
- a CDS encoding helix-turn-helix transcriptional regulator, giving the protein MRNDVRRLRVERELSQSQLAQAMGVSRQTINSVETGRYTPSLPLAGFFSRPVEEIFHADAVR; this is encoded by the coding sequence GTGAGGAACGACGTGCGCCGTCTCAGGGTGGAGCGCGAGCTCTCCCAGAGTCAGCTCGCCCAGGCCATGGGGGTGTCGCGCCAGACCATCAATTCGGTCGAGACCGGCCGCTACACGCCCTCACTTCCGCTGGCCGGCTTCTTTTCCAGACCTGTAGAGGAGATTTTCCATGCCGATGCCGTCCGATGA
- a CDS encoding AraC family transcriptional regulator: MTAPPGNLADRPAMPEGLLRSPQAFADPPALEDAALGLNADGQMHDLLSELLRSARLSGERIVAYAPPRNFSIGFADIGSLHIIEAGELVLRVDGDPHVQHLSRGDVVLLPRGDTHHISDAGKRAQAIVRTSAPEPARWLCGTFTIGAPQASHLLRCLPAVIILRGDRGPALEGLEVAHRMLVFEMQSPSQGSAVMVARILDLIFIQILRAWAAGSDAEPNWLAGAFDPQISLALSAIHRDIGHDWTVDELARACNLSRSAFAARFVARVGKPPATYLAHVRLGAATDLLRDTSLPLTLIAESVGYTSEAAFSRAFKNRYGMPPARWRRDTRCRPPVSTPSPDPEAGEPARQPRTSRQRA; this comes from the coding sequence ATGACCGCTCCGCCGGGAAATCTTGCCGATCGTCCAGCGATGCCAGAGGGTTTACTCCGATCGCCGCAAGCGTTTGCCGATCCGCCAGCGCTTGAGGACGCCGCACTCGGCCTCAACGCAGATGGTCAAATGCACGACTTGCTCTCGGAGCTTCTCCGGAGCGCCCGTCTGAGCGGAGAACGGATCGTTGCGTACGCTCCGCCGCGGAATTTCTCGATCGGCTTCGCCGATATCGGCAGCCTGCACATCATAGAAGCAGGCGAACTCGTGCTTCGGGTCGACGGAGACCCGCACGTCCAGCACTTGAGCCGCGGCGATGTCGTCCTGCTCCCGCGCGGTGACACGCACCACATCAGCGACGCAGGCAAGCGCGCGCAAGCGATCGTGCGTACCAGCGCACCCGAGCCGGCGCGCTGGCTCTGCGGCACATTCACGATCGGCGCCCCACAGGCGAGCCACCTGCTCCGGTGCCTGCCTGCCGTGATCATACTGCGCGGTGACCGCGGTCCAGCGCTCGAAGGGCTCGAAGTCGCACACAGGATGCTCGTATTCGAGATGCAATCGCCCTCTCAAGGATCGGCGGTGATGGTCGCCCGCATCCTCGATCTGATCTTCATTCAGATTCTGCGCGCCTGGGCCGCTGGCTCGGACGCCGAACCGAACTGGCTGGCCGGTGCGTTCGACCCCCAGATCAGCCTGGCCTTGAGCGCTATCCACCGAGACATCGGCCACGACTGGACAGTCGACGAGCTGGCCCGAGCGTGCAACCTTTCACGGTCGGCGTTCGCTGCGCGGTTCGTCGCTCGCGTCGGGAAGCCGCCAGCAACCTATCTCGCGCACGTACGCCTGGGCGCCGCCACCGACCTGCTCCGTGACACCTCCCTTCCGCTCACGCTCATTGCGGAGAGCGTTGGCTACACGTCCGAGGCGGCATTCAGCCGCGCGTTCAAGAACCGCTACGGCATGCCACCGGCTCGCTGGCGAAGAGACACACGATGTCGCCCGCCCGTAAGCACTCCCTCCCCAGACCCAGAAGCAGGTGAACCGGCTCGTCAACCGCGAACGAGCCGCCAGCGAGCATGA
- a CDS encoding carbohydrate ABC transporter permease: MTTLATPRRTEKTAPAARPARRPRGGRAGGHQHGGRLAYAILIVAALISAFPFYWTIVAATRSNADLAKSPPALLPGGSLMHNFQQVLEQADIGKALLNSLIVSGAVTVGTVLFSTLAGFAFAKLQFKGRNALLALTIGTMMIPPQLGVIPLFMVIAKLHWVNQLQAVILPGIVSAFGVFFMRQYLVQTLPDELIEAGRVDGASTRRIFWSIVIPIARPGMAVLAMLTFMASWNDFFWPIIALSSQEPTVQVALRQLGGGYVHDQSVIMAGTLLGTLPVLLVFGLLGRHIVGGIMQGAVKG; the protein is encoded by the coding sequence ATGACCACCCTGGCCACGCCCCGGCGCACCGAAAAGACCGCCCCTGCAGCCCGTCCGGCCCGCCGCCCGCGCGGGGGGCGGGCGGGAGGCCACCAGCACGGCGGCCGTCTCGCCTACGCGATCCTCATCGTCGCCGCGCTCATCTCCGCCTTCCCCTTCTACTGGACGATCGTCGCGGCCACCCGCTCCAACGCCGACCTGGCCAAGAGTCCGCCGGCGCTGCTGCCCGGCGGCAGCCTGATGCACAACTTCCAGCAGGTGCTCGAGCAGGCCGACATCGGCAAGGCGCTGCTCAACTCACTGATCGTCTCGGGGGCGGTGACGGTGGGCACCGTCCTGTTCTCCACCCTCGCCGGCTTCGCCTTCGCCAAGCTGCAGTTCAAAGGGCGCAACGCGCTGCTCGCCCTGACGATCGGCACGATGATGATCCCGCCACAGCTCGGCGTGATCCCGCTGTTCATGGTCATCGCGAAGCTGCACTGGGTCAACCAGCTCCAGGCGGTCATCCTGCCCGGCATCGTGTCCGCCTTCGGCGTGTTCTTCATGCGGCAGTACCTCGTGCAGACGCTGCCCGACGAGCTGATCGAGGCGGGCCGGGTCGACGGCGCCTCCACACGGCGCATCTTCTGGAGCATCGTCATCCCGATCGCGCGGCCCGGCATGGCGGTGCTCGCGATGCTCACCTTCATGGCCTCCTGGAACGACTTCTTCTGGCCGATCATCGCCCTGTCCTCACAGGAGCCGACCGTGCAGGTCGCCCTGCGCCAGCTCGGCGGGGGATACGTCCACGACCAGTCCGTCATCATGGCCGGCACCCTGCTCGGCACGCTGCCCGTGCTGCTCGTCTTCGGCCTGCTGGGCCGGCACATCGTGGGCGGCATCATGCAGGGAGCGGTGAAGGGATAG
- a CDS encoding LacI family DNA-binding transcriptional regulator: MSDQISASRPTLEAVAERAGVSRATASRVVNGGSGVREALVEKVRRAVEELGYVPNQAARALVTRRTGAVAVIVAEPETKVFANPFFAQQLLGISRELTAHDTQLVLLLVEGTADYDRIGRYLAGGHVDAALLFSLHAEDPLPAITRRVGLPTVFGGRPGWPGAEGDRSLLYVDSDNRGGAREAVRHLLSLGRGHIATISGPLDQTASVDRLDGYHDILMDADPRLVIEGDFTEAGGARAMAELLERAPELDAVFVASDLMATGALRVLREHGRRVPDDVAVVGFDDMASVAELTDPPLTTVRQEIEEMGRLMVRLLLRSLDQRTQDGSGGRPLSSVVTPTRLIRRGTA, encoded by the coding sequence TTGTCCGACCAGATCTCCGCGTCCCGGCCCACCCTGGAAGCCGTCGCCGAACGGGCCGGCGTCTCCCGGGCCACCGCCTCTCGTGTCGTCAACGGGGGCAGCGGGGTGCGCGAGGCTCTGGTGGAGAAGGTACGGCGGGCCGTGGAGGAGCTGGGCTACGTACCGAACCAGGCGGCCCGTGCCCTGGTCACCCGCCGCACCGGCGCGGTCGCCGTCATCGTCGCGGAGCCGGAGACCAAGGTCTTCGCCAACCCTTTCTTCGCTCAGCAACTGCTCGGCATCAGCCGGGAGCTGACCGCCCACGACACCCAGCTCGTCCTGCTGCTGGTGGAGGGCACGGCCGACTACGACCGCATCGGCCGCTACCTCGCCGGCGGCCACGTGGACGCCGCCCTGCTGTTCTCCCTGCACGCCGAGGACCCGCTGCCCGCCATCACCCGCCGGGTGGGGCTGCCCACCGTCTTCGGCGGCCGTCCCGGCTGGCCGGGCGCGGAGGGAGACCGCAGCCTCCTCTACGTCGACTCGGACAACCGTGGCGGCGCCCGCGAGGCCGTCCGCCATCTGCTGTCACTGGGGCGCGGGCACATCGCGACGATCAGCGGGCCTCTCGATCAGACGGCCTCGGTGGACCGGCTCGACGGCTACCACGACATCCTGATGGACGCCGACCCCCGGCTGGTGATCGAGGGGGACTTCACCGAGGCGGGCGGCGCCCGCGCCATGGCAGAGCTGCTGGAGCGGGCGCCTGAGCTGGACGCCGTCTTCGTCGCCTCCGACCTCATGGCCACCGGCGCGCTGCGCGTGCTGCGAGAGCACGGGCGGCGGGTGCCGGACGACGTGGCCGTCGTCGGCTTCGATGACATGGCCTCGGTGGCCGAGCTGACCGACCCGCCGCTGACGACGGTCCGTCAGGAGATCGAGGAGATGGGCCGGCTGATGGTGCGCTTGCTGCTGCGCAGCCTCGACCAGCGGACGCAGGATGGCAGCGGCGGCCGTCCGCTGTCCTCCGTGGTCACCCCGACCCGGCTGATCCGGCGGGGTACAGCCTGA